The genomic interval TGACTTGCGTGTGCATTTCAATGGTCTGCTCATCCAACAGCACCAATGTAACGGCAATCTCTTTCATTTCGCTCAACCCAGCAGCATGCGTTCCCCCACAAGGGATAATCGCCGTTGATGCTTCTCCCAAATCACATTGCCAGTAACGAGAGTCGGTTAAATATTCGCCATGACAGTTCATGAATATTTCGGTTCCGCGAGCAAGCCAGCGCTCAAGCTGTACATTGACCTCGGATTCAATCTCGTGAATATTTTCCACAACATCAGCACTGTTCAGCCCTCTTTTGCGTAGCGTTTTTCCCAGTCGATAGATGTCTAGACAACACTCTGGCGTCACAAAGCTACTCTCTTGAGCATAACTGTTAAAATCATAGTAGCCATGAGGGTCTTTGCGATCGGCATCTTTGCGCCAGTAACCTTGTGCCAAGACTTTATTCAATGCCAGGTAGGCTAAATGCCCTGCACTGTGACCTCGACTCAGACTTTGTTGATATTCTTTGTCGACAAAGAATCGTACTTTGCTTCCAACAGCAAGTTGCCCAAGCTGGGCTTCAATTTCATGAACCACTACGAAGCTCCATCCCTCTGTATCTCGCTTTACAGGTATCGCTTGATCAACAAACAGTTGCCCCGTTGAACACTCCACAGCGCCAACCCAACAACCGATGATTGGCCATTCTTTGCCATCCGCGATAAGGCTTC from Vibrio vulnificus NBRC 15645 = ATCC 27562 carries:
- a CDS encoding metal-dependent hydrolase, with the translated sequence MQITPTKVRFCHQIWQLESDIVLTSVNEHSLYVVTQQTPFHPVSHIWPDHPADRGSLIADGKEWPIIGCWVGAVECSTGQLFVDQAIPVKRDTEGWSFVVVHEIEAQLGQLAVGSKVRFFVDKEYQQSLSRGHSAGHLAYLALNKVLAQGYWRKDADRKDPHGYYDFNSYAQESSFVTPECCLDIYRLGKTLRKRGLNSADVVENIHEIESEVNVQLERWLARGTEIFMNCHGEYLTDSRYWQCDLGEASTAIIPCGGTHAAGLSEMKEIAVTLVLLDEQTIEMHTQVTPN